A window from Primulina huaijiensis isolate GDHJ02 chromosome 11, ASM1229523v2, whole genome shotgun sequence encodes these proteins:
- the LOC140987925 gene encoding uncharacterized protein isoform X2, with translation MSLSIIPLHVGGSKPSCGEVVDAVSCGSLNLREPNGASTGHPDINKGISGVVKRFKQRRSRTNNHASDSLSDIDDAEVSRYLNTKEEMHYKRMLWEAINGKYVNKQKKAAERKKGAPLKKAAKTMEKVKSPFLLCYEYDRILFLQRRSSRINYEALKILNEELEHGSKASQSQIITADSCALRSDHTPSLEMNGSNESNDSGFQPEMSYNEENETSAPHSGDFYGQYGDEHDTGDFYNRYGDENHSDDYVLFD, from the exons gtAGGAGGAAGTAAACCTTCATGTGGAGAAGTTGTGGATGCTGTTTCATGTGGATCCCTCAATCTGAGGGAACCTAATG GTGCTTCAACCGGACATCCTGACATCAACAAAGGCATTTCTGGGGTTGTAAAAAGGTTCAAGCAGAGGAGAAGTCGAACTAATAACCATGCGTCAGACAGCCTTTCTGATATTGATGATGCTGAG GTTAGTAGATATCTCAACACCAAGGAGGAGATGCATTATAAAAGGATGTTATGGGAAGCTATCAATGGAAAATATGTAAAT AAACAGAAAAAGGcagctgaaagaaagaaaggtGCCCCGCTCAAGAAAGCTGCTAAAACCATGGAGAAAGTGAAGTCACCA TTTTTATTATGTTACGAGTATGACAGAATTCTTTTCTTACAGAGGCGAAGTTCAAGAATTAACTATGAAGCTTTGAAAATTCTAAATGAAGAATTG GAACACGGTTCCAAGGCATCTCAATCTCAGATCATCACTGCAGATTCTTGTGCTCTTAGAAGTGACCACACGCCAAGCCTCGAAATGAATGGATCTAATGAAAGTAATGACAGTGGTTTCCAGCCGGAGATGAGTTACAACGAAGAGAATGAAACTTCTGCCCCTCATAGTGGTGATTTCTATGGACAATATGGAGATGAACATGACACTGGCGATTTTTATAATCGATATGGAGATGAAAATCA
- the LOC140987925 gene encoding uncharacterized protein isoform X5, whose translation MRFVARADMSSSIIPLHVGGSKPSCGEVVDAVSCGSLNLREPNGASTGHPDINKGISGVVKRFKQRRSRTNNHASDSLSDIDDAEVSRYLNTKEEMHYKRMLWEAINGKYVNKQKKAAERKKGAPLKKAAKTMEKVKSPRRSSRINYEALKILNEELEHGSKASQSQIITADSCALRSDHTPSLEMNGSNESNDSGFQPEMSYNEENETSAPHSGDFYGQYGDEHDTGDFYNRYGDENHSDDYVLFD comes from the exons atgagATTTGTGGCCAGAGCTGATATGTCCTCAAGTATTATTCCCTTGCAT gtAGGAGGAAGTAAACCTTCATGTGGAGAAGTTGTGGATGCTGTTTCATGTGGATCCCTCAATCTGAGGGAACCTAATG GTGCTTCAACCGGACATCCTGACATCAACAAAGGCATTTCTGGGGTTGTAAAAAGGTTCAAGCAGAGGAGAAGTCGAACTAATAACCATGCGTCAGACAGCCTTTCTGATATTGATGATGCTGAG GTTAGTAGATATCTCAACACCAAGGAGGAGATGCATTATAAAAGGATGTTATGGGAAGCTATCAATGGAAAATATGTAAAT AAACAGAAAAAGGcagctgaaagaaagaaaggtGCCCCGCTCAAGAAAGCTGCTAAAACCATGGAGAAAGTGAAGTCACCA AGGCGAAGTTCAAGAATTAACTATGAAGCTTTGAAAATTCTAAATGAAGAATTG GAACACGGTTCCAAGGCATCTCAATCTCAGATCATCACTGCAGATTCTTGTGCTCTTAGAAGTGACCACACGCCAAGCCTCGAAATGAATGGATCTAATGAAAGTAATGACAGTGGTTTCCAGCCGGAGATGAGTTACAACGAAGAGAATGAAACTTCTGCCCCTCATAGTGGTGATTTCTATGGACAATATGGAGATGAACATGACACTGGCGATTTTTATAATCGATATGGAGATGAAAATCA
- the LOC140987525 gene encoding uncharacterized protein isoform X1: MHKIMGITNLLCRALQEKSLDILSAMDYVSTTKTLFRTLREEGFDLLLSHVKEVCVKYDIETPHMEARYKSGTGRSCQHNDSITVEHHYRFDVFTAAIDFQVEELNNRFKDEAVELLKLSCALEPKENFKLLNVDHIYRLAEKFYYLDFDSQDLHHLRIQLDHYKLDVAGHERFQNLSTIYELCRRLFETNKSGTYDLIDRLIRLVLTLPVSTSTTERAFSAMKLVKTALRNKMEAEFFGDSMVIYIE; this comes from the exons ATGCATAAGATAATGGGGATAACAAATCTGCTTTGTCGAGCATTGCAAGAGAAATCTCTAGATATTTTAAGTGCAATGGATTATGTTTCAACGACTAAAACTTTGTTTCGTACTTTGAGAGAAGAAGGATTTGATCTCCTACTTAGTCATGTGAAAGAAGTTTGTGTCAAGTATGACATTGAGACACCTCACATGGAAGCTCGTTATAAATCTGGTACAGGCCGTTCTTGTCAACATAATGATTCAATAACAGTTGAGCACCACTATCGATTTGATGTATTTACAGCTGCAATAGATTTTCAAGTTGAAGAGCTTAATAATAGATTCAAGGATGAAGCAgttgaacttcttaaacttagTTGTGCTTTGGAACCTAAAGAAAACTTTAAGCTTCTTAATGTTGATCATATCTATCGACTTGCTGAGAAATTCTATTATCTTGATTTcgattcacaagatttgcatcaCTTGAGAATACAATTGGATCACTATAAACTTGATGTTGCTGGCCATGAAAGATTTCAGAATTTATCAACTATTTATGAATTATGTCGAAGATTATTTGAGACAAATAAGTCAGGAACCTACGATTTGATTGACAg GTTGATTCGTCTTGTTTTAACTCTCCCCGTTTCTACATCAACAACGGAACGAGCATTTTCAGCAATGAAACTTGTTAAAACAGCTCTTCGTAACAAAATGGAAGCAGAGTTTTTCGGAGATTCTATGGTAATCTACATCGAATga
- the LOC140987925 gene encoding uncharacterized protein isoform X1 — MAIIHKSESPVGGSKPSCGEVVDAVSCGSLNLREPNGASTGHPDINKGISGVVKRFKQRRSRTNNHASDSLSDIDDAEVSRYLNTKEEMHYKRMLWEAINGKYVNKQKKAAERKKGAPLKKAAKTMEKVKSPFLLCYEYDRILFLQRRSSRINYEALKILNEELEHGSKASQSQIITADSCALRSDHTPSLEMNGSNESNDSGFQPEMSYNEENETSAPHSGDFYGQYGDEHDTGDFYNRYGDENHSDDYVLFD, encoded by the exons ATGGCCATTATACACAAATCGGAATCTCCG gtAGGAGGAAGTAAACCTTCATGTGGAGAAGTTGTGGATGCTGTTTCATGTGGATCCCTCAATCTGAGGGAACCTAATG GTGCTTCAACCGGACATCCTGACATCAACAAAGGCATTTCTGGGGTTGTAAAAAGGTTCAAGCAGAGGAGAAGTCGAACTAATAACCATGCGTCAGACAGCCTTTCTGATATTGATGATGCTGAG GTTAGTAGATATCTCAACACCAAGGAGGAGATGCATTATAAAAGGATGTTATGGGAAGCTATCAATGGAAAATATGTAAAT AAACAGAAAAAGGcagctgaaagaaagaaaggtGCCCCGCTCAAGAAAGCTGCTAAAACCATGGAGAAAGTGAAGTCACCA TTTTTATTATGTTACGAGTATGACAGAATTCTTTTCTTACAGAGGCGAAGTTCAAGAATTAACTATGAAGCTTTGAAAATTCTAAATGAAGAATTG GAACACGGTTCCAAGGCATCTCAATCTCAGATCATCACTGCAGATTCTTGTGCTCTTAGAAGTGACCACACGCCAAGCCTCGAAATGAATGGATCTAATGAAAGTAATGACAGTGGTTTCCAGCCGGAGATGAGTTACAACGAAGAGAATGAAACTTCTGCCCCTCATAGTGGTGATTTCTATGGACAATATGGAGATGAACATGACACTGGCGATTTTTATAATCGATATGGAGATGAAAATCA
- the LOC140987925 gene encoding uncharacterized protein isoform X6: protein MRFVARADMSSSIIPLHVGGSKPSCGEVVDAVSCGSLNLREPNGASTGHPDINKGISGVVKRFKQRRSRTNNHASDSLSDIDDAEVSRYLNTKEEMHYKRMLWEAINGKYVNKKAAERKKGAPLKKAAKTMEKVKSPRRSSRINYEALKILNEELEHGSKASQSQIITADSCALRSDHTPSLEMNGSNESNDSGFQPEMSYNEENETSAPHSGDFYGQYGDEHDTGDFYNRYGDENHSDDYVLFD, encoded by the exons atgagATTTGTGGCCAGAGCTGATATGTCCTCAAGTATTATTCCCTTGCAT gtAGGAGGAAGTAAACCTTCATGTGGAGAAGTTGTGGATGCTGTTTCATGTGGATCCCTCAATCTGAGGGAACCTAATG GTGCTTCAACCGGACATCCTGACATCAACAAAGGCATTTCTGGGGTTGTAAAAAGGTTCAAGCAGAGGAGAAGTCGAACTAATAACCATGCGTCAGACAGCCTTTCTGATATTGATGATGCTGAG GTTAGTAGATATCTCAACACCAAGGAGGAGATGCATTATAAAAGGATGTTATGGGAAGCTATCAATGGAAAATATGTAAAT AAAAAGGcagctgaaagaaagaaaggtGCCCCGCTCAAGAAAGCTGCTAAAACCATGGAGAAAGTGAAGTCACCA AGGCGAAGTTCAAGAATTAACTATGAAGCTTTGAAAATTCTAAATGAAGAATTG GAACACGGTTCCAAGGCATCTCAATCTCAGATCATCACTGCAGATTCTTGTGCTCTTAGAAGTGACCACACGCCAAGCCTCGAAATGAATGGATCTAATGAAAGTAATGACAGTGGTTTCCAGCCGGAGATGAGTTACAACGAAGAGAATGAAACTTCTGCCCCTCATAGTGGTGATTTCTATGGACAATATGGAGATGAACATGACACTGGCGATTTTTATAATCGATATGGAGATGAAAATCA
- the LOC140987525 gene encoding uncharacterized protein isoform X2 — MQACAFRGHDECPSSNNRGNFIEMINFIGKMNKSIGDIVLEKAPKNAKYTLPDIQKDVLNIISNQVRAKIRKEIGDAKFCILVDEARDASNKEQMAIVLRFVDTEGFLRERFFTIVHVTDTTATTLKKEISDALGRYDLHIHNMRGQGYDGASNMRGSWNGLQALFLKDCSCAYYVHCFAHRLQLALTAAAEKEVDSSCFNSPRFYINNGTSIFSNETC, encoded by the exons ATGCAAGCATGCGCATTTAGAGGGCATGATGAATGTCCATCTTCTAATAATCGTGGAAATTTTATCGAGATGATAAATTTTATAGGAAAAATGAATAAGAGTATTGGGGACATAGTCTTAGAGAAAGCTCCTAAGAATGCAAAGTATACTTTACCAGATATTCAGAAAGATGTCTTAAATATCATTTCCAACCAAGTGAGAGCCAAGATTCGTAAAGAAATTGGGGATGCAAAATTCTGCATTTTAGTTGATGAAGCGAGGGATGCATCTAACAAGGAGCAGATGGCTATTGTATTAAGATTTGTGGATACTGAAGGCTTTTTACGAGAGAGATTCTTTACTATTGTACACGTGACAGATACAACTGCTACAACACTTAAGAAAGAAATATCTGATGCACTTGGTCGTTATGACTTGCATATCCACAACATGCGTGGACAGGGATATGATGGTGCTAGCAATATGCGCGGTTCTTGGAATGGATTGCAGGCTCTTTTCTTGAAAGATTGCTCGTGTGCATATTATGTACATTGTTTTGCTCATCGGCTTCAACTAGCATTAACTGCAGCTGCTGAAAAAGAG GTTGATTCGTCTTGTTTTAACTCTCCCCGTTTCTACATCAACAACGGAACGAGCATTTTCAGCAATGAAACTTGTTAA
- the LOC140987925 gene encoding uncharacterized protein isoform X3, protein MRFVARADMSSSIIPLHVGGSKPSCGEVVDAVSCGSLNLREPNGASTGHPDINKGISGVVKRFKQRRSRTNNHASDSLSDIDDAEVSRYLNTKEEMHYKRMLWEAINGKYVNKQKKAAERKKGAPLKKAAKTMEKVKSPVSRRSSRINYEALKILNEELEHGSKASQSQIITADSCALRSDHTPSLEMNGSNESNDSGFQPEMSYNEENETSAPHSGDFYGQYGDEHDTGDFYNRYGDENHSDDYVLFD, encoded by the exons atgagATTTGTGGCCAGAGCTGATATGTCCTCAAGTATTATTCCCTTGCAT gtAGGAGGAAGTAAACCTTCATGTGGAGAAGTTGTGGATGCTGTTTCATGTGGATCCCTCAATCTGAGGGAACCTAATG GTGCTTCAACCGGACATCCTGACATCAACAAAGGCATTTCTGGGGTTGTAAAAAGGTTCAAGCAGAGGAGAAGTCGAACTAATAACCATGCGTCAGACAGCCTTTCTGATATTGATGATGCTGAG GTTAGTAGATATCTCAACACCAAGGAGGAGATGCATTATAAAAGGATGTTATGGGAAGCTATCAATGGAAAATATGTAAAT AAACAGAAAAAGGcagctgaaagaaagaaaggtGCCCCGCTCAAGAAAGCTGCTAAAACCATGGAGAAAGTGAAGTCACCAGTTAGT AGGCGAAGTTCAAGAATTAACTATGAAGCTTTGAAAATTCTAAATGAAGAATTG GAACACGGTTCCAAGGCATCTCAATCTCAGATCATCACTGCAGATTCTTGTGCTCTTAGAAGTGACCACACGCCAAGCCTCGAAATGAATGGATCTAATGAAAGTAATGACAGTGGTTTCCAGCCGGAGATGAGTTACAACGAAGAGAATGAAACTTCTGCCCCTCATAGTGGTGATTTCTATGGACAATATGGAGATGAACATGACACTGGCGATTTTTATAATCGATATGGAGATGAAAATCA
- the LOC140987925 gene encoding uncharacterized protein isoform X4, which translates to MRFVARADMSSSIIPLHVGGSKPSCGEVVDAVSCGSLNLREPNGASTGHPDINKGISGVVKRFKQRRSRTNNHASDSLSDIDDAEVSRYLNTKEEMHYKRMLWEAINGKYVNKKAAERKKGAPLKKAAKTMEKVKSPVSRRSSRINYEALKILNEELEHGSKASQSQIITADSCALRSDHTPSLEMNGSNESNDSGFQPEMSYNEENETSAPHSGDFYGQYGDEHDTGDFYNRYGDENHSDDYVLFD; encoded by the exons atgagATTTGTGGCCAGAGCTGATATGTCCTCAAGTATTATTCCCTTGCAT gtAGGAGGAAGTAAACCTTCATGTGGAGAAGTTGTGGATGCTGTTTCATGTGGATCCCTCAATCTGAGGGAACCTAATG GTGCTTCAACCGGACATCCTGACATCAACAAAGGCATTTCTGGGGTTGTAAAAAGGTTCAAGCAGAGGAGAAGTCGAACTAATAACCATGCGTCAGACAGCCTTTCTGATATTGATGATGCTGAG GTTAGTAGATATCTCAACACCAAGGAGGAGATGCATTATAAAAGGATGTTATGGGAAGCTATCAATGGAAAATATGTAAAT AAAAAGGcagctgaaagaaagaaaggtGCCCCGCTCAAGAAAGCTGCTAAAACCATGGAGAAAGTGAAGTCACCAGTTAGT AGGCGAAGTTCAAGAATTAACTATGAAGCTTTGAAAATTCTAAATGAAGAATTG GAACACGGTTCCAAGGCATCTCAATCTCAGATCATCACTGCAGATTCTTGTGCTCTTAGAAGTGACCACACGCCAAGCCTCGAAATGAATGGATCTAATGAAAGTAATGACAGTGGTTTCCAGCCGGAGATGAGTTACAACGAAGAGAATGAAACTTCTGCCCCTCATAGTGGTGATTTCTATGGACAATATGGAGATGAACATGACACTGGCGATTTTTATAATCGATATGGAGATGAAAATCA